A window of Pseudomonas mucidolens contains these coding sequences:
- a CDS encoding PhzF family phenazine biosynthesis protein: protein MKLDIYQVDAFSDQPFGGNPAAVCPLTEWLPDQQLQAIAAENNLSETAFFVSRGDVYELRWFTPQVEVDLCGHATLATAWVLIHALAAAPDMLRFATRSGELRVSRNGDELVMDFPAKTPQPCAAPAGMLEALGIENAEVFATDDYIVQVDDEALVAALAPDFSRLAGLPKRGIAVTAKSSRVDFISRWFGPNVGINEDPVTGSAHTSLAPFWAERLGKHRLSAEQGGTRRGQLTCEVKGDRVFISGKATLYLQGTIYL from the coding sequence GTGAAACTGGACATTTACCAAGTCGACGCCTTTAGCGACCAGCCTTTCGGCGGTAACCCGGCCGCTGTTTGCCCGCTCACCGAGTGGCTGCCCGATCAACAACTCCAGGCCATCGCCGCGGAAAACAATCTGTCCGAAACCGCGTTTTTCGTGTCACGCGGCGACGTCTACGAATTGCGCTGGTTCACCCCGCAGGTGGAGGTCGACCTGTGCGGCCATGCGACATTGGCCACGGCCTGGGTGCTGATCCATGCGTTGGCGGCGGCACCCGACATGCTGCGTTTTGCCACGCGCAGCGGAGAGCTTCGAGTGAGCCGTAACGGCGATGAGCTGGTGATGGATTTTCCGGCCAAGACGCCTCAACCGTGTGCAGCGCCGGCCGGTATGCTCGAAGCACTGGGCATCGAGAATGCCGAGGTATTCGCCACCGACGACTACATTGTGCAGGTGGACGATGAAGCGTTGGTCGCGGCCCTCGCCCCGGACTTTTCTCGCCTCGCCGGCCTGCCCAAGCGCGGTATTGCGGTGACCGCCAAAAGTTCACGCGTTGATTTCATCTCCCGCTGGTTCGGCCCCAATGTCGGGATCAATGAAGATCCGGTCACCGGTTCCGCCCACACGTCGCTGGCACCGTTCTGGGCCGAGCGCCTGGGCAAGCACCGGTTAAGCGCCGAACAAGGCGGCACGCGGCGCGGCCAGTTGACCTGCGAAGTCAAAGGCGATCGCGTGTTTATTTCCGGCAAGGCCACGCTGTATCTACAAGGCACGATTTACCTGTAG
- a CDS encoding DoxX family protein has translation MKPSPHLRPSIAWALLYMRVSAAVLLLVVHGLPKVLNWHAELGLIEDPLHLGAALTLSFAVFAEVLCPLLIILGLYARLACLPVLAVLLVSVVLVHPEWSLAEGQFAWLMIILFGGLAIAGPGSLSVDRLRRVVPSTAMEVRE, from the coding sequence ATGAAGCCCTCTCCTCACCTGCGTCCCTCCATTGCCTGGGCGCTGTTGTATATGCGTGTCAGCGCGGCCGTGCTGTTGTTGGTCGTGCATGGGTTACCGAAAGTGCTGAACTGGCATGCCGAGCTGGGCTTGATCGAGGATCCGCTTCATCTTGGCGCCGCGCTGACCTTGAGCTTTGCGGTGTTTGCTGAGGTCTTGTGTCCGTTGCTGATAATTCTCGGTCTTTATGCGCGTCTCGCCTGTCTGCCGGTACTTGCGGTGCTGCTGGTTTCGGTGGTGTTGGTGCATCCCGAATGGTCTCTGGCCGAAGGTCAGTTTGCGTGGCTGATGATAATTCTCTTCGGTGGCCTGGCGATTGCCGGCCCTGGGTCTTTGAGTGTTGATCGGCTGCGTCGCGTCGTGCCTTCCACCGCCATGGAGGTACGGGAATGA
- the ggt gene encoding gamma-glutamyltransferase: protein MNGVHRVHCIHRFQRLAPLSVLVAALTLSACHSATVPELPPAPELGSGYRTDMRVRHAERHMAAAANPLAAEAGREILRQGGSAIDAAIAMQAVLTLVEPQSSGIGGGAFIMVWDGQQVRAYDGRETAPAGATADLFLNPDGTPMAFPQAQIGGRSVATPGVLRALKMAHEQNGRLPWAQLFEPAIRLSEDGFPISSRLHNLLAADRYISQSPDMASYFLNADGTPKAIGTLLKNPALARVLKRIAEEGPQALYQGPIAEEIARKVQGHRNAGSLSLSDLKGYRAKERAALCTDYKRWQICGMPPPSSGGVAIAQILGTLQALEARDPRWSLAPLKPLKTTTPAGLEPAPEAVHLIAEADRLAYADRAQYIADSDFVPVPVAGLVAPAYLKARAALISERSMGVAKPGQPAGVQVAYAPDRSPLRISTSQVVAVDDQGGAVSMTTTIEAAFGSHVMVQGFLLNNQMTDFSFIPDEHGQPVANRIEPGKRPRSSMAPTLVFDRQTGELLAAVGSPGGSQIIEYVSKSLVAMLDWNLDPQTAIGLPNFGSRNGATELEQGLFSPALKQALKDKGHALSEIDMTSGTQAVVRVRDAQGKAAWSGGADPRREGEALGD from the coding sequence ATGAACGGAGTTCACCGCGTGCATTGCATCCACCGCTTCCAACGCCTTGCGCCCCTTTCGGTACTTGTCGCCGCCCTGACCCTGAGCGCCTGTCACAGCGCCACGGTCCCTGAACTGCCACCGGCTCCGGAGCTGGGTTCGGGTTATCGCACCGACATGCGCGTGCGCCACGCCGAACGCCATATGGCCGCCGCCGCCAACCCGCTGGCGGCCGAAGCCGGGCGGGAAATCTTGCGCCAGGGTGGCTCGGCGATTGATGCCGCCATCGCCATGCAAGCGGTGTTGACGCTGGTGGAGCCACAATCGTCCGGGATCGGCGGTGGTGCCTTCATCATGGTGTGGGATGGCCAGCAGGTGCGCGCCTATGACGGACGCGAAACCGCGCCGGCCGGCGCCACCGCCGATCTGTTCCTGAACCCCGACGGCACACCGATGGCGTTTCCCCAGGCGCAGATCGGTGGCCGCTCGGTGGCCACGCCCGGCGTGCTACGTGCGTTGAAAATGGCCCACGAACAGAACGGTCGGCTGCCTTGGGCGCAATTGTTTGAGCCTGCGATCCGTTTGTCCGAGGACGGTTTTCCGATTTCTTCGCGCCTGCACAACCTGCTCGCCGCCGACCGTTACATCAGTCAGTCGCCGGATATGGCGAGCTACTTTCTCAATGCCGACGGCACCCCAAAAGCCATCGGTACGCTGCTGAAAAATCCAGCATTGGCCCGCGTACTCAAACGCATCGCCGAGGAAGGTCCGCAGGCGCTGTACCAGGGCCCGATTGCCGAGGAGATTGCGCGTAAGGTCCAGGGCCACCGTAACGCCGGAAGCCTGTCCCTGAGCGACCTCAAAGGTTACCGCGCCAAGGAACGCGCAGCGCTGTGTACCGACTACAAGCGCTGGCAAATCTGCGGCATGCCACCACCGTCGTCGGGTGGCGTCGCCATCGCGCAGATCCTCGGCACCTTACAGGCCCTGGAAGCGCGCGATCCACGCTGGTCGCTGGCGCCGCTCAAACCACTGAAGACCACGACGCCCGCCGGCCTCGAACCCGCGCCTGAAGCCGTGCATTTGATCGCCGAAGCCGATCGCCTGGCCTACGCCGACCGGGCGCAGTACATCGCTGACTCGGACTTTGTCCCGGTGCCGGTCGCCGGTCTCGTCGCGCCGGCTTACCTGAAGGCGCGCGCCGCCTTGATCAGCGAGCGCAGCATGGGGGTCGCCAAGCCTGGTCAACCGGCGGGGGTTCAAGTGGCGTATGCACCCGATCGCTCGCCCTTGCGCATTTCCACCTCCCAGGTGGTGGCGGTGGATGACCAAGGTGGCGCGGTGTCGATGACCACCACCATCGAGGCTGCGTTCGGCTCACACGTCATGGTCCAGGGTTTTCTGCTCAACAATCAGATGACGGACTTTTCCTTTATCCCCGACGAACACGGTCAACCCGTGGCGAACCGTATCGAACCCGGCAAACGCCCGCGCTCGTCCATGGCGCCAACGTTGGTATTTGATCGACAGACAGGCGAGTTGCTGGCGGCTGTCGGCTCGCCCGGTGGTTCACAGATCATCGAATACGTCAGCAAGTCCCTGGTGGCCATGCTCGACTGGAACCTCGACCCGCAAACCGCCATCGGCCTGCCCAACTTCGGCAGCCGCAATGGCGCTACCGAGCTGGAGCAAGGACTGTTCAGCCCGGCGTTGAAACAGGCACTCAAGGACAAGGGGCACGCGCTCAGCGAGATCGACATGACCAGCGGCACCCAAGCCGTCGTGCGTGTGCGTGATGCCCAGGGCAAGGCGGCATGGAGTGGCGGCGCGGACCCTCGGCGCGAGGGGGAGGCGTTGGGGGATTGA
- a CDS encoding MFS transporter: MNDCVCNALSDSRPGTEPDVEPATPAWMAIFSLAMGVFGLLTAEYLPASLLTPIATDLGVSEALAGQAVTVTAVVALFAGLLVPGLTRGIDRRWVLLGFSTLMIASNLLVAVSSSFAVLLVMRILLGIALGGFWSMAAAVAMRLVPGALLPRALSIIFSGIAVGTVVAVPLGSYLGGLYGWRSAFFAAAAVGVVTLVFQSCTLPRLAPRRPARLRTVLEVLLRPGIAMGMFGCVLVHSGHFAMFTYVRPFLEGTTGIGPQGLALMLLGFGAANFVGTLLGGWLLERHPLATLVLMPALVGVAALALVLLPASVPGQAVLLAIWGLAFGGVPVAWSNWVASAVPDQAESAGGMVVASVQSAIATGAAAGGAMFSLGGSAGVFVAAAALMLLAALLIALRVRVPSADARQV, translated from the coding sequence ATGAATGATTGTGTTTGTAATGCCTTATCCGACAGCCGTCCCGGCACCGAGCCGGATGTAGAACCTGCAACCCCGGCGTGGATGGCAATATTCTCGTTGGCAATGGGCGTGTTCGGATTGCTGACCGCCGAGTACCTTCCGGCCAGCCTGTTGACGCCAATAGCTACCGATCTGGGTGTGTCCGAAGCGCTGGCTGGCCAGGCGGTAACGGTGACAGCAGTGGTAGCACTGTTCGCTGGCCTGTTGGTGCCAGGCCTGACCCGCGGTATCGACCGCCGCTGGGTGCTGCTGGGTTTTTCCACGTTGATGATCGCATCCAATCTTCTGGTCGCCGTTTCCTCCAGTTTCGCGGTGCTATTGGTGATGCGTATCTTACTGGGTATTGCCCTTGGCGGATTCTGGAGCATGGCGGCAGCGGTAGCGATGCGCTTGGTGCCGGGTGCTTTGTTGCCCCGAGCGCTCTCGATCATTTTCAGCGGTATTGCCGTCGGGACGGTGGTTGCGGTCCCGCTGGGCAGCTACCTGGGCGGGCTATATGGTTGGCGCAGCGCGTTCTTTGCGGCAGCGGCGGTAGGTGTGGTGACCCTGGTTTTCCAGTCGTGCACTCTGCCGCGTCTTGCGCCGCGCAGGCCGGCACGCCTGCGCACCGTACTCGAGGTGTTGCTGCGCCCGGGCATCGCCATGGGTATGTTCGGTTGTGTGCTGGTGCACAGCGGCCACTTCGCGATGTTCACCTATGTTCGGCCATTCCTCGAAGGGACTACCGGCATCGGCCCGCAAGGGCTGGCGTTGATGCTGCTGGGTTTCGGCGCGGCGAACTTCGTCGGCACGCTGTTGGGCGGGTGGCTGCTTGAGCGCCACCCGCTGGCTACCCTGGTGTTGATGCCCGCGCTGGTGGGCGTTGCAGCACTGGCATTGGTTCTGTTGCCGGCCTCGGTGCCGGGGCAGGCGGTACTGCTGGCGATCTGGGGCCTGGCCTTTGGTGGTGTGCCGGTGGCGTGGTCGAACTGGGTCGCCAGCGCGGTACCTGATCAGGCGGAAAGCGCCGGGGGCATGGTCGTGGCGTCTGTGCAGTCGGCCATCGCAACAGGCGCAGCCGCTGGCGGTGCGATGTTCAGCCTGGGGGGCAGCGCCGGCGTATTCGTAGCGGCGGCCGCGCTGATGCTGCTGGCCGCGTTGCTGATTGCGTTGCGTGTCCGGGTCCCTTCTGCCGATGCGCGGCAAGTATAG
- a CDS encoding AvrE-family type 3 secretion system effector encodes MHLRFEGWVGTLRNTIDKSAARPAHASSRETLGECLPRDRGIAKPLSKKSTAAAAIELTRFQSLRPTSMLFGVTLEHGRVQADATLAGQDIARHLNQASPHYVADDLGGDAHTLRLTYGRQRVLYLHSTPAVAAVINSSRTADSGPAPDNPGRAHLGPVSQVQTTLDGKQYRLEQGRLFRFEPQTDRWLADADTRLLNRIGLTAQGQLLKMPQGVADSSVEGNNVLCLSHVEGASVLSLQGVGEQSLSPLDESGRPLQLTRIGLAGDTLYGCTVQGELFRGSREQARDGQLPMTWQPLESLEQALSGEVSVEGFFHADGGQLNALIRDAREQLHSCPLIEPHALRPEWNLSDALVKGIEQGLPQPSLQALASAIDLGPRGKVTCDEGNLLCWDARSQRWEDSSQGVERMARGLDGRAYVLQEGQLKAVTSQQVCAPSYEGASYMLSGLAVPRTQATLDEVMAQGPSRITGFAVEDGRSFVTLDEHGRLQAQLDGRVQPLTFTQAVTAQALALDAEANLYAHSKGGELFRVARADWQGAGHAALSWTRIILPKAQRLDSLRMGADKQLIGGWAKAFHRLEVAADGALTWGAVQPSTPAPGVSLAEKMAGTQWRGVVLDGTVSVGSNVLGQASEGVPLKRNYLQGLKAHFHPIESLRQAGRDIQHHFNGRQGLAQLYADDKRLHAQLKPLAHAVPVAGGLGQRLAALCEAGPRQALARDIGAALERVENNSETCARRLGEVHGMWFDPRPQLSRATVQPDSTVHQLYEAFKRLSPSPDKTTALLLANFEGQALNLPARDPERKRDSQHPSALLVGDLIHHAATLKQLGDLVLELEQASGHSPSAMARVEQSLGTLMQQYAQSPVHKLSSQNIVSHGQAESIYDNFKLLAKDLGTPGSALHWHLSGVLGLAADASLKEAMTREVRQLESGQKLAPSRTHGKSFGMMLTGIKTVSPVAFFVGVSKAHANGISISRTDSGARIEISMDDTRRVATSIASGTTLGRGEGALGTGLRVGAELTAAVARTHGASISFDVKEADFAKMMAILTAEQGNVYDLLDLGAAHVTGESAKTHVDLHLDLVAQQRLLYNPQENISEIDSVVRAGVGLVGNLNLAHADLGHSVSRSSTSTTHGRSANVQLLRQGGVGANVVPFNAAALGHLQDGGSSIAAFALPEMSVMVRLDRSQSRSFSFSFKQPEALEPSQIDELVQRLSRYSPAYRADLAAVELTGRTPGEQLAKLQQFFATHSPLPTRLQAYQAIAQLVDNLTHQHDLQQHQLRQLAAVETSVTRIGLNDDERHAWLDDVAPANKAAIVQWLNDAPQFAQMLGHLKSGEGTSVSVSLELKPQVLRSIERECFSAGRKTPLIEQALNNRDNLRIKSLSLAYSASRSHAMAFPPMSDLGFSSTAGLSYSQKRLSAEFEYGADADKPLKMKLDDRLGALPSHDLTLDLADARVRTPRSPIA; translated from the coding sequence ATGCATCTGAGATTTGAAGGTTGGGTGGGAACGCTGCGCAATACAATCGACAAGTCGGCGGCACGGCCTGCACATGCATCTTCTCGAGAAACACTCGGCGAGTGTCTGCCTCGAGATCGAGGTATTGCCAAACCGTTATCGAAAAAGTCCACGGCAGCCGCGGCGATCGAACTGACGCGTTTTCAATCGCTGCGTCCGACCTCGATGTTGTTTGGTGTCACCCTGGAGCACGGGCGCGTGCAGGCGGACGCGACCCTGGCGGGTCAAGACATCGCGCGTCATCTCAACCAGGCCAGCCCGCATTACGTCGCGGATGACCTCGGTGGCGATGCCCACACGCTGCGTCTCACCTATGGTCGGCAGCGCGTGCTCTATCTCCACTCCACGCCGGCTGTGGCGGCGGTTATCAACAGCAGCCGCACCGCCGACAGTGGGCCAGCTCCCGACAACCCCGGCCGCGCGCACCTCGGGCCTGTCAGCCAGGTGCAGACCACGCTGGATGGCAAGCAGTATCGCCTGGAGCAAGGCCGCCTGTTTCGATTTGAACCACAGACCGATCGCTGGCTGGCGGACGCAGACACACGCCTGCTCAACCGCATTGGCCTGACCGCACAGGGCCAGTTGCTGAAGATGCCGCAGGGCGTGGCAGATAGCAGCGTCGAAGGCAACAACGTGCTGTGTCTGAGCCATGTCGAAGGCGCTTCGGTGTTGTCGCTGCAGGGCGTTGGCGAGCAGTCTCTGAGTCCGCTGGATGAGTCCGGCCGGCCTTTGCAACTCACGCGCATTGGGCTGGCCGGCGATACGCTGTATGGCTGCACGGTGCAGGGCGAACTGTTTCGAGGCAGCCGCGAGCAGGCTCGCGACGGGCAGCTGCCGATGACCTGGCAACCCCTCGAGTCACTTGAGCAGGCGCTGAGCGGCGAGGTCAGCGTTGAAGGGTTTTTCCATGCGGATGGCGGCCAGCTCAACGCGCTGATACGTGATGCACGTGAGCAACTGCACAGTTGCCCATTGATCGAGCCGCATGCCCTGAGGCCTGAATGGAACCTCAGTGATGCGCTGGTCAAGGGCATTGAGCAAGGTTTGCCTCAGCCGAGTCTCCAGGCGCTGGCGTCGGCGATTGATCTCGGGCCACGCGGAAAGGTCACGTGTGACGAAGGCAACCTGTTGTGCTGGGACGCCCGGTCGCAACGTTGGGAGGACAGCTCTCAGGGTGTTGAACGGATGGCGCGCGGGCTTGATGGGCGTGCCTATGTCTTGCAGGAAGGCCAGTTGAAGGCCGTGACGAGCCAACAGGTCTGCGCGCCGAGCTATGAAGGCGCCAGCTACATGCTTTCAGGGCTTGCGGTGCCGCGCACTCAGGCCACGCTTGACGAGGTCATGGCGCAAGGACCGTCGCGCATCACCGGGTTCGCCGTCGAAGACGGGCGCAGCTTCGTCACGCTCGATGAACATGGGCGGCTTCAGGCCCAACTAGATGGCCGGGTCCAGCCGTTGACGTTTACCCAGGCAGTCACCGCGCAAGCGCTGGCGCTGGACGCTGAGGCAAACCTCTACGCGCACAGCAAGGGCGGTGAGTTGTTCAGGGTGGCGCGCGCAGACTGGCAGGGCGCGGGTCATGCGGCATTGAGCTGGACCCGGATTATCTTGCCCAAGGCGCAACGACTGGATTCGCTGCGGATGGGCGCGGACAAGCAACTGATCGGCGGCTGGGCCAAGGCTTTTCATCGCTTGGAAGTCGCTGCCGACGGGGCGTTGACGTGGGGCGCGGTGCAGCCCTCGACGCCGGCGCCGGGTGTGTCGCTGGCGGAAAAAATGGCCGGCACTCAATGGCGCGGCGTGGTGCTGGACGGGACTGTGTCGGTCGGCAGCAATGTGTTGGGGCAAGCCAGTGAGGGCGTTCCGCTCAAACGCAATTATCTGCAGGGCTTGAAAGCGCACTTTCATCCCATCGAAAGCCTCAGGCAGGCCGGCAGAGATATTCAACATCACTTTAACGGCCGCCAGGGTCTGGCGCAGCTCTACGCCGACGACAAACGCCTGCACGCCCAGCTCAAGCCGCTTGCCCACGCCGTGCCTGTCGCGGGCGGCCTGGGCCAGCGGCTGGCAGCGTTGTGCGAGGCCGGCCCGCGACAGGCGCTGGCCAGGGACATCGGCGCCGCACTGGAGCGTGTGGAAAACAACAGTGAAACCTGCGCCCGTCGCCTCGGCGAGGTGCATGGCATGTGGTTTGATCCGCGGCCGCAGTTGAGCCGGGCGACGGTCCAGCCCGACTCGACTGTGCATCAGTTGTACGAAGCGTTTAAAAGGCTGTCGCCGTCGCCGGACAAAACCACCGCGCTGCTGCTGGCCAACTTTGAAGGGCAGGCCTTGAACCTTCCGGCAAGAGACCCCGAACGCAAGCGCGATAGCCAGCATCCTTCGGCGTTGCTCGTGGGCGATCTGATCCATCATGCCGCCACCTTGAAACAGCTCGGCGACCTGGTGCTCGAACTGGAGCAGGCCAGCGGCCACAGCCCGTCAGCGATGGCGCGAGTGGAGCAATCGCTGGGCACCCTGATGCAGCAGTATGCGCAAAGCCCGGTGCATAAACTGTCCAGCCAGAACATCGTCAGCCATGGCCAGGCCGAATCGATCTACGACAACTTCAAACTGTTGGCAAAAGACCTTGGAACCCCGGGTTCCGCGCTCCATTGGCACCTTTCGGGCGTGCTTGGGTTGGCTGCCGATGCAAGCCTCAAGGAGGCAATGACGCGCGAGGTTCGGCAACTTGAAAGCGGCCAGAAACTGGCGCCGAGCCGCACCCACGGCAAATCCTTCGGCATGATGCTGACGGGGATAAAAACGGTTTCGCCCGTGGCGTTTTTTGTCGGGGTGTCCAAGGCCCACGCGAATGGCATCAGTATCAGCCGTACCGATAGCGGCGCGCGGATTGAAATCAGCATGGACGACACGCGGCGGGTGGCGACTTCGATTGCTTCGGGCACAACCCTGGGTCGTGGCGAAGGCGCGCTGGGGACTGGTCTGAGGGTGGGGGCGGAACTGACGGCGGCGGTGGCAAGGACGCACGGCGCGTCCATCAGTTTCGATGTGAAGGAAGCCGATTTTGCGAAAATGATGGCGATCCTCACGGCAGAGCAGGGCAATGTTTACGATTTGCTCGACCTGGGCGCGGCGCATGTCACCGGCGAAAGTGCGAAAACCCATGTCGACCTGCACCTGGACCTGGTGGCGCAACAGCGCCTGCTCTACAACCCGCAGGAAAATATCAGCGAGATCGATTCGGTGGTCCGGGCCGGCGTCGGCCTGGTAGGCAACCTCAATTTGGCGCATGCAGACCTCGGCCATTCCGTCAGCCGCAGCAGCACCTCGACCACGCACGGTCGCTCGGCGAATGTGCAACTGCTCAGGCAGGGCGGGGTGGGCGCCAACGTGGTGCCGTTCAATGCCGCCGCGCTGGGGCATCTGCAGGACGGCGGTTCCAGCATCGCGGCGTTTGCGCTGCCGGAGATGTCGGTCATGGTCAGGCTGGATCGCTCACAGTCACGCAGCTTCAGCTTCTCCTTCAAGCAACCGGAAGCGCTGGAGCCGTCGCAGATCGACGAGCTCGTGCAGCGGTTGTCGCGTTATTCCCCGGCGTACCGGGCGGATTTAGCTGCTGTTGAACTGACCGGGCGGACGCCGGGTGAGCAACTGGCCAAGCTGCAGCAGTTTTTTGCCACGCATTCGCCCTTGCCGACCCGGTTGCAGGCGTATCAGGCGATTGCTCAGTTAGTGGATAACCTGACTCACCAGCACGATCTGCAGCAGCATCAGTTGCGCCAGTTGGCCGCGGTTGAAACCAGCGTGACCCGGATTGGCTTGAACGATGACGAGCGCCATGCCTGGTTGGATGACGTCGCACCCGCCAACAAGGCGGCCATTGTGCAGTGGCTCAACGACGCGCCGCAGTTTGCCCAGATGCTCGGGCATTTGAAGAGCGGCGAGGGCACTTCGGTGAGTGTCAGCCTGGAACTCAAGCCGCAGGTGCTGCGCAGTATCGAGCGTGAATGTTTCAGCGCCGGGCGCAAGACACCGCTGATCGAACAGGCCCTGAACAACCGCGATAACCTGCGCATCAAAAGCCTGAGTCTCGCTTACAGCGCGAGTCGCTCCCATGCCATGGCGTTCCCGCCGATGAGCGACCTGGGTTTCTCAAGCACCGCCGGACTCAGTTACTCGCAAAAACGCCTGAGTGCCGAATTTGAATACGGGGCAGACGCCGACAAACCCCTGAAGATGAAACTCGACGACCGCCTGGGCGCTCTGCCTAGCCACGACCTGACCCTGGACCTGGCGGATGCGCGGGTGAGGACACCGCGCTCGCCAATCGCCTGA
- a CDS encoding OprD family outer membrane porin, translating to MKAGQGVAVGMLLTACAPAMAADVRLLSRNYLIHNDFRSDNRSEKNLTREWAQGFIGRYRSDLTPGTFGLGVDLHGFLGVKLDGGRGHAGTGLLPVDSDGRSRSEYSSAGGALRVVHGASTLAYGEMRVETPVFATADKRLQPEYATGWFLDDRTVEGLTLQAGRFTAFKNQDSSSGRGDFAGYGATTRFGGISLAGATWAPADRVWGGALYASSLEDVWQQTYANLNLHRGPWSLDANLYRTVDAGEARAGKIDTLAYSLITRRSLAAHTLSLGYQKVEGDTPFDFVGGDSIYLANSVKFADFNGANERSWQARYQWSGKDIGLAGLSISARYVRGSDIDGTHAPQGGAYNPFDGSGYRPQQGRGGKHWERDLDVAYVVQSGAARGLSLSMAHVTHRANAAQGGPDIDRIYLIIEYPLDLQGGFAP from the coding sequence ATGAAGGCAGGTCAGGGCGTTGCCGTCGGGATGTTGCTTACCGCCTGCGCGCCTGCGATGGCGGCGGATGTGCGTTTGTTGTCGCGCAATTACCTGATCCATAACGATTTTCGTTCTGATAACCGGAGCGAAAAAAACCTCACGCGCGAATGGGCGCAAGGTTTCATCGGGCGCTACCGTAGTGACCTCACGCCTGGCACCTTTGGCTTGGGGGTTGATCTGCATGGGTTCCTCGGCGTCAAGCTGGATGGCGGACGCGGGCATGCCGGAACCGGCCTTCTACCGGTTGACAGCGATGGCCGCAGCCGCTCGGAGTATTCATCGGCCGGTGGGGCGCTGCGAGTCGTGCATGGCGCTAGCACGCTTGCCTATGGCGAGATGCGCGTGGAAACCCCAGTATTCGCTACCGCTGACAAGCGTCTTCAGCCGGAATACGCGACTGGCTGGTTTCTCGATGATCGAACAGTGGAGGGCCTCACGCTCCAGGCCGGGCGGTTTACTGCGTTCAAAAATCAGGACTCAAGCTCCGGACGTGGCGACTTTGCTGGTTATGGCGCCACCACGCGTTTTGGCGGCATCAGCCTGGCTGGCGCAACCTGGGCGCCGGCGGATCGAGTCTGGGGTGGCGCGCTCTATGCGTCCTCGCTTGAGGATGTCTGGCAGCAAACCTATGCCAACCTCAATCTGCACCGAGGCCCGTGGTCGCTGGACGCCAACCTGTACCGCACTGTCGATGCCGGGGAAGCCCGGGCGGGCAAGATCGATACCCTCGCCTACAGCCTCATCACGCGTCGCTCACTCGCCGCGCATACGCTGAGCCTGGGTTACCAGAAGGTCGAAGGTGATACACCGTTCGACTTTGTCGGCGGTGACTCGATCTACCTGGCAAACTCCGTCAAATTTGCCGATTTCAACGGCGCCAACGAACGTTCCTGGCAGGCTCGCTACCAATGGAGCGGTAAAGACATCGGGCTGGCCGGCCTGTCGATTTCAGCGCGCTATGTACGCGGCAGCGATATCGATGGAACCCATGCCCCACAGGGCGGCGCCTACAATCCATTCGACGGCAGCGGCTATCGTCCGCAGCAAGGCCGGGGCGGAAAACACTGGGAACGCGACCTGGATGTGGCTTACGTGGTCCAGTCCGGCGCGGCACGTGGCCTGTCGCTGAGCATGGCCCATGTCACTCACCGAGCTAACGCTGCACAGGGTGGGCCGGACATTGACCGTATCTACCTGATCATCGAATACCCGCTGGATCTGCAAGGCGGATTTGCACCGTGA